In Pedobacter sp. W3I1, one DNA window encodes the following:
- a CDS encoding S41 family peptidase, whose product MLRKFISQNTFLCALIIVVGFTTSCKKSNNAPDGGGAPQGASGTRAELTKDSIYLYAQQTYYWNVGMPSYSTFNPRQYSSNNAVLAALKALPSTGGKDKYSFIDDGTVAGELGGVAGDFGFSVFFAGPNDLRVKYVYANSPAGVQGLKRGYQITKINGSTDINTTDARIDYVVNAIFGTNPTVAMTVLKPDGTSQDVTITKANYNINPVLFTKTYTVGPKKVGYIVFNSFTTNSTDFLDAAFTKFAADGITELVVDLRYNGGGSVATSEAFTNLIAPSAQNGRVMYTTYWTQTMQDNQATILQNQKFYAKGNDGVTRMYSYFDYSYKPTIAAGNQEVFAKRGTLNGLTRVYFIVTSSTASASELLINNLKPVIDVKLIGKKTYGKPVGFFSIRIDKNDLYIPQFETKNQLNQGGYFDGMTVDKDIFDDVTKDFGDPTEKLLAQALYYSANGGFSSFLKDNTISSTSPLSKTQFEDLSGKMDHEFKGMVETRKLKFK is encoded by the coding sequence ATGCTTAGAAAATTTATTTCGCAAAATACATTTTTGTGTGCTTTGATTATTGTGGTTGGGTTTACAACATCGTGTAAGAAATCGAATAATGCCCCCGATGGAGGTGGCGCACCACAAGGTGCATCAGGAACCCGGGCAGAGTTAACTAAAGATTCGATCTACCTGTATGCACAGCAAACTTATTATTGGAATGTGGGGATGCCAAGCTATTCTACCTTTAATCCAAGACAATATAGTTCAAACAATGCGGTTTTAGCTGCCTTAAAAGCGTTGCCGAGTACAGGAGGGAAAGATAAATATTCGTTTATTGATGATGGAACTGTAGCTGGCGAATTGGGCGGCGTTGCCGGAGATTTTGGTTTTTCGGTATTTTTTGCCGGCCCGAATGATTTAAGAGTTAAATATGTATATGCAAATTCACCTGCTGGTGTTCAAGGCTTAAAAAGAGGTTATCAGATTACAAAAATTAATGGCAGCACAGATATTAATACTACTGATGCAAGGATTGATTATGTAGTGAATGCTATTTTTGGTACGAACCCAACGGTTGCAATGACGGTTTTAAAACCGGATGGAACTAGTCAGGATGTAACAATAACCAAGGCAAATTATAATATTAACCCCGTACTTTTTACCAAAACTTACACCGTAGGACCAAAAAAAGTGGGTTATATCGTATTCAACAGTTTTACCACCAATTCAACTGATTTTCTGGATGCAGCATTTACAAAGTTTGCGGCAGACGGAATTACTGAACTTGTTGTCGATTTACGTTACAACGGAGGAGGTTCGGTTGCTACATCAGAAGCCTTTACCAATTTGATTGCACCATCGGCTCAGAACGGTAGAGTAATGTACACCACTTACTGGACACAAACTATGCAGGATAATCAAGCCACAATTCTTCAAAACCAGAAGTTTTACGCTAAAGGCAATGATGGGGTAACACGGATGTACTCCTATTTTGATTATTCTTATAAACCTACAATTGCAGCCGGAAACCAGGAGGTTTTTGCTAAACGCGGCACATTGAATGGCCTAACCAGGGTTTACTTTATTGTTACGAGTAGTACAGCATCGGCAAGCGAGTTGTTAATTAATAATTTAAAGCCTGTAATTGATGTTAAGCTGATTGGCAAGAAAACTTATGGCAAACCAGTTGGGTTTTTCTCCATCCGTATAGATAAAAACGACTTATATATTCCCCAGTTTGAAACCAAAAATCAATTAAATCAAGGCGGTTACTTTGATGGAATGACAGTAGATAAAGATATTTTTGATGATGTAACCAAAGATTTTGGAGATCCAACAGAAAAACTATTGGCACAGGCCTTATACTATTCGGCCAATGGAGGTTTCTCTTCCTTCCTTAAAGATAATACCATTAGTAGTACCTCACCACTATCTAAAACTCAGTTTGAAGATCTTTCTGGCAAAATGGACCATGAATTTAAAGGAATGGTTGAAACTAGAAAGCTGAAGTTTAAATAA
- a CDS encoding HAD hydrolase-like protein, translating to MDANQYVKDKQIVIFELDDVLFPEKDYLLQVYYLFAQFIEYTEQKSAQPIIEFMRAAYESNGTEKLFEKTANEFGIDMKYKHNFDLLHQNARLPLKLLLYKNMLGFMQELVVDRKQIFIVTAGNPEQQLNKIKQTEWNGLEQYLTVYFVEELGVSKAEIFQNILNNNNLQPNQGLVVGANKFDEQQSKLINLPYIVSLEIYK from the coding sequence ATGGATGCAAATCAATACGTTAAAGATAAGCAGATCGTAATTTTTGAGTTGGATGATGTGTTATTTCCTGAGAAAGATTATTTGCTGCAGGTTTATTATCTGTTTGCACAGTTTATTGAATACACTGAGCAGAAAAGTGCACAACCTATTATTGAATTTATGCGTGCAGCATATGAAAGTAATGGTACCGAAAAGCTTTTTGAGAAAACAGCAAATGAGTTTGGCATTGATATGAAGTACAAGCATAATTTCGATCTTCTGCATCAGAATGCCCGTTTGCCTTTAAAGCTTTTGCTTTATAAAAATATGCTCGGGTTTATGCAGGAACTTGTAGTAGACCGCAAGCAAATATTCATTGTAACTGCCGGCAACCCTGAGCAACAACTTAATAAAATTAAGCAAACAGAGTGGAATGGGCTAGAACAATATCTTACGGTATATTTTGTTGAGGAACTGGGTGTATCTAAAGCAGAAATTTTTCAGAACATATTAAACAACAACAATTTACAGCCTAACCAGGGGTTAGTTGTTGGCGCAAATAAATTTGATGAGCAACAATCTAAATTAATTAATTTACCGTATATTGTGTCACTAGAAATTTACAAATAA
- a CDS encoding ABC transporter ATP-binding protein produces the protein MLKATGIRKSYGNLQILKGVNFEVQKGEIVSIIGPSGAGKSTLLHILGTLDKPDDGSVELKGTVINKLNGDLLSTFRNQNIGFVFQFHHLLPEFSAIENICIPAFIAKTNKKQAENRAFELLDLFDLKDRAQHKPNQLSGGEQQRVAIARALINNPSIILADEPSGNLDSENAAGLHQLFVSLRDNFHQTFVIVTHNEHLAKTSDRVVSMKDGLIV, from the coding sequence ATGCTAAAAGCCACTGGAATAAGAAAGTCGTACGGAAATCTGCAAATTTTAAAAGGCGTAAATTTTGAAGTACAAAAAGGGGAGATTGTCAGTATTATTGGGCCATCTGGTGCAGGTAAAAGTACTTTGTTGCATATTTTAGGAACATTAGATAAACCTGATGATGGATCTGTAGAATTAAAAGGTACTGTTATAAATAAACTGAATGGCGATTTATTGAGTACTTTCCGAAATCAGAATATAGGTTTTGTATTTCAGTTTCACCATTTGTTGCCAGAATTTAGTGCAATTGAAAATATTTGCATCCCGGCATTTATAGCTAAAACCAATAAAAAGCAGGCCGAAAATAGGGCGTTTGAACTGTTAGATCTGTTCGACCTTAAAGATAGGGCCCAACATAAGCCCAATCAGCTGTCTGGTGGTGAGCAGCAACGCGTAGCCATTGCAAGAGCGCTGATCAATAATCCTTCAATTATATTGGCTGATGAGCCTTCAGGGAATTTAGACTCTGAAAATGCAGCCGGATTACACCAGTTGTTTGTAAGTTTGCGCGATAATTTTCATCAAACCTTTGTAATTGTTACGCACAATGAACACCTTGCAAAAACCAGCGACCGTGTGGTAAGCATGAAAGATGGTTTAATCGTTTAA
- a CDS encoding transcriptional regulator, translating into MKNPIADLNKIFDSRIRLGVMSILVVNDEIGFNDLKQMLELTDGNLASHLNTLEQAEFIKVHKGFIGRKTSTTYSITALGKQAFKAHLDALEKMIRKL; encoded by the coding sequence ATGAAAAACCCGATAGCAGATTTAAATAAAATATTCGATAGCCGGATCAGGTTAGGCGTAATGTCTATCCTGGTGGTAAACGACGAAATTGGCTTTAACGACCTGAAACAAATGCTCGAATTAACTGATGGCAATTTGGCTTCACATTTAAATACATTAGAACAGGCCGAATTTATTAAGGTGCACAAAGGTTTTATCGGTAGAAAAACCAGTACTACCTACTCCATTACAGCTTTGGGCAAACAAGCCTTTAAAGCACATCTAGATGCCCTTGAAAAAATGATCAGGAAATTATAA
- a CDS encoding DUF4173 domain-containing protein, translating to MKNKSNLLLLSTLIGGLLFSYIFWKEWLALNQLIYSAFIIAVTIFNSEVIKSTKFKVYALAHLLAAALMVVNNSALSAVTYYISLVLFVGFAHYQAVRTIYIAGMATVMQMITVPATLLKRLSDIQIGKFNLKPFLRPIKYIILPLIILFVFTAIYSGANDVFAHYLELIFTNISNFFNDIFGFIFQDLSLPRFLHFCLGILVTAGLIITFYNKSIEKIEATCSESLLRIRRSQKPKSIWYEVAHTFTSQIITKKMALKTEYIIGLISFISLNLLLLSVNLIDISTLWFGYKPAGNFSADLHDGTNALIFSIILAMAVILYFFRGNLNFYSKSKTLKILAIAWMVQNFILIISVFIRDGYYIEFYGLTHKRIGVLVFAMLCTIGLGTVYIKVAKQKTLFYLFKVNGNIWFALLLAFSLINWDVFIVKYNLAKSEQVGVDADYLLSLSDKTLPILNKNRSKLHYTPSKKLYEREIAKPQTADFYRDQLDRRIGYFKERYQEVSWLSWNLQDWKTAEYFGLNKK from the coding sequence ATGAAAAATAAATCCAACCTCTTATTGCTTTCTACCTTAATTGGTGGTTTGCTTTTTAGCTACATCTTCTGGAAAGAGTGGCTGGCATTAAACCAATTGATTTACAGCGCTTTTATCATTGCAGTTACCATTTTTAACAGCGAGGTAATTAAAAGTACCAAGTTTAAAGTTTATGCCCTGGCGCATTTGCTCGCAGCAGCATTGATGGTCGTAAATAATTCTGCGTTAAGTGCTGTAACCTATTATATCAGTCTGGTACTATTTGTTGGCTTTGCACATTACCAGGCTGTACGTACCATTTACATTGCAGGTATGGCAACTGTTATGCAAATGATTACCGTTCCGGCAACGCTGTTAAAAAGACTATCGGATATTCAAATTGGAAAATTTAATTTAAAACCTTTTTTAAGGCCGATTAAGTATATCATACTCCCACTAATTATTCTGTTTGTATTTACAGCCATCTACAGTGGTGCCAACGATGTTTTTGCCCACTACTTAGAACTGATATTCACTAATATTTCTAACTTTTTTAATGATATTTTTGGCTTTATATTTCAAGATCTAAGCTTACCACGCTTTCTTCATTTCTGTCTGGGTATATTGGTAACTGCGGGCCTCATCATTACTTTTTACAATAAAAGCATAGAAAAAATTGAGGCCACTTGCAGCGAAAGTCTTTTAAGGATAAGACGCAGCCAGAAGCCCAAAAGCATCTGGTATGAAGTTGCCCACACCTTTACCAGTCAAATTATTACCAAAAAAATGGCTTTGAAAACAGAGTATATTATCGGGCTCATCTCCTTTATTTCTTTGAATCTCTTGCTGCTGAGTGTAAATCTGATTGATATTTCTACACTTTGGTTTGGGTATAAGCCTGCTGGTAATTTCTCTGCCGACTTGCACGATGGTACAAATGCCTTAATTTTCAGCATCATATTGGCCATGGCGGTAATTCTATATTTTTTCCGAGGAAACTTAAACTTTTACAGCAAGAGTAAAACCCTTAAAATTTTAGCCATTGCCTGGATGGTTCAGAATTTTATCCTCATTATCTCTGTATTCATCCGCGATGGATATTACATCGAATTTTACGGTTTAACCCATAAAAGAATTGGCGTATTGGTTTTTGCGATGCTATGTACCATTGGTTTGGGTACCGTATATATTAAAGTAGCTAAACAAAAAACCTTATTTTATTTATTTAAAGTAAACGGAAATATCTGGTTTGCGCTCTTGCTGGCTTTTAGTTTAATAAACTGGGATGTTTTTATTGTGAAATACAATTTAGCGAAAAGTGAGCAGGTTGGTGTTGATGCTGATTACCTCCTGTCATTATCGGACAAAACCCTTCCTATTTTAAATAAAAACAGGTCGAAACTACATTACACTCCTTCCAAAAAACTTTACGAAAGAGAAATCGCCAAACCTCAAACAGCTGACTTTTATAGAGATCAGCTGGACAGACGCATTGGTTATTTTAAAGAGCGGTATCAGGAAGTAAGCTGGCTATCATGGAACCTGCAAGATTGGAAGACGGCAGAATATTTTGGCTTAAATAAAAAATAA
- the sucC gene encoding ADP-forming succinate--CoA ligase subunit beta, giving the protein MNIHEYQGKQILKSFGVNVQEGIVADTPEQAVEAAKQLKIDYNSDWVVIKAQIHAGGRGKGGGVKLAKNLEEVKQRATDIIGMQLVTPQTGPEGKLVSKILVAQDVYYPGASETKEFYISVLLDRAKGRNIIMYSTEGGMDIEEVAEHTPHLIFKEEIDPKVGLQGFQARKIAFNLGVSGAAHKEMVKFVTALYKAYEATDSSMFEINPVLKTSDDKVIAVDAKVNLDENALFRHPDYAAMRDVTEEDPMEVEASASNLNFVNLDGNVGCMVNGAGLAMATMDIIKLAGGEPANFLDVGGTANAQTVKAAFNIILKDPNVKAILINIFGGIVRCDRVAQGVIDAYKEIGNIPVPIICRLQGTNAEEAKKLIDESGLQVYSAIALKEAADLVTKVLAEQA; this is encoded by the coding sequence ATGAATATTCACGAATACCAGGGTAAACAAATATTAAAAAGTTTCGGTGTTAACGTTCAAGAAGGAATAGTTGCCGATACTCCTGAGCAAGCTGTTGAGGCTGCTAAGCAACTGAAAATAGATTACAATTCTGACTGGGTTGTAATTAAAGCGCAAATCCACGCTGGTGGTCGCGGTAAAGGTGGAGGTGTTAAATTAGCCAAAAACCTTGAAGAAGTTAAACAACGTGCAACCGATATTATTGGTATGCAATTGGTTACCCCTCAAACCGGTCCAGAAGGTAAATTGGTGAGTAAAATTTTAGTTGCTCAGGATGTTTATTATCCTGGTGCTTCTGAAACCAAAGAATTCTATATTTCGGTATTGTTAGACCGTGCAAAAGGCCGTAACATCATCATGTACAGTACCGAAGGTGGTATGGATATCGAAGAAGTTGCAGAGCATACGCCACACTTAATTTTCAAAGAAGAAATTGATCCTAAAGTTGGCTTACAAGGTTTCCAGGCACGTAAAATTGCTTTTAATTTAGGTGTTAGTGGCGCTGCACATAAAGAAATGGTTAAATTTGTAACCGCTTTATACAAAGCCTACGAAGCTACGGATTCATCAATGTTCGAAATCAACCCGGTATTAAAAACTTCTGATGATAAAGTAATTGCTGTTGATGCTAAAGTGAATCTGGATGAAAATGCTTTATTCCGTCACCCTGATTATGCAGCAATGCGTGATGTAACAGAAGAAGATCCGATGGAAGTTGAAGCAAGTGCATCTAACCTAAACTTCGTTAACCTTGATGGTAACGTAGGTTGTATGGTTAACGGTGCTGGTTTAGCCATGGCAACAATGGATATCATTAAATTGGCTGGTGGTGAGCCTGCTAACTTTTTAGACGTTGGTGGAACAGCTAATGCACAAACCGTTAAAGCGGCTTTCAACATCATTTTGAAAGATCCGAACGTTAAAGCAATTTTGATCAACATTTTTGGCGGTATTGTTCGTTGCGACCGTGTTGCTCAAGGTGTAATCGATGCTTATAAAGAAATCGGTAATATCCCTGTACCAATTATTTGCCGCTTACAAGGTACAAATGCCGAAGAAGCTAAAAAATTAATTGATGAGTCTGGCCTTCAGGTTTACTCAGCAATCGCTTTAAAAGAAGCTGCTGATTTAGTAACTAAAGTATTGGCTGAACAAGCGTAA
- a CDS encoding helix-turn-helix transcriptional regulator has translation MPIIVNLDVMLARRKMSLTELSERVGITMSNLSILKTGKAKAVRLETLEAICKALDCQPGDILEFRAD, from the coding sequence ATGCCCATAATTGTAAATTTAGATGTGATGTTGGCCAGGCGTAAAATGTCGTTAACCGAATTAAGTGAGCGCGTAGGGATTACGATGTCTAATTTATCTATACTTAAAACAGGCAAAGCAAAGGCTGTTCGTTTGGAAACATTAGAGGCGATTTGTAAGGCTTTAGATTGCCAGCCAGGTGATATCCTTGAATTCCGCGCAGATTAA
- a CDS encoding DUF2975 domain-containing protein — MKYKILARVIRVFLMLLICFVSFTCVMDLGSYLFNTKRYMSMPGGGAMGDIGGPGIYLPMSLSISIPDTSIWYKNGNFETRSKTIHPDYYKSDRETLNNSAVIRKVTNTLVVLDKENEITVDNGLRMSGPVFLKFHSKSNIDNAFWFFYAQIRIYVVILLLVLLIKLVNIYLTGDFLCKRSFKLISLIGILLISVELFELACMFINGNIIPAVCLETKALIGGFSNQGGADLQFNFGGSVNFPNVGIGIIIIILFKVIKDAVLIKQENDLTI, encoded by the coding sequence ATGAAATATAAAATACTTGCAAGGGTGATAAGAGTATTTTTAATGCTTCTCATCTGTTTTGTGTCTTTTACTTGTGTAATGGATCTGGGTTCATATCTTTTTAATACGAAACGTTATATGTCAATGCCGGGTGGTGGGGCAATGGGCGATATAGGTGGGCCGGGTATTTATTTGCCAATGTCTTTAAGTATTTCCATTCCCGATACTTCCATATGGTACAAAAATGGAAATTTTGAAACGCGGTCAAAGACGATTCATCCTGATTATTATAAATCTGATAGAGAAACACTAAATAATTCTGCTGTAATCAGGAAGGTTACAAATACTTTAGTAGTCCTTGATAAAGAAAATGAAATTACTGTTGATAATGGTTTAAGAATGAGTGGTCCGGTATTTTTAAAATTTCATTCTAAAAGCAATATTGACAATGCATTTTGGTTCTTTTACGCTCAAATTCGTATTTATGTTGTAATACTTTTATTGGTTCTTTTGATCAAATTAGTTAATATTTATCTCACAGGAGATTTTCTCTGTAAGAGAAGTTTTAAATTAATTTCTTTAATTGGCATATTACTGATTTCTGTAGAGTTATTTGAATTGGCATGCATGTTCATAAACGGGAATATTATACCTGCTGTTTGCTTAGAAACAAAGGCATTAATTGGCGGGTTTTCGAATCAAGGAGGAGCTGATCTTCAATTTAATTTTGGGGGATCTGTAAACTTTCCAAACGTCGGAATAGGCATCATCATTATCATCCTGTTCAAAGTTATTAAGGATGCGGTGTTAATTAAACAAGAAAACGATTTAACGATATAA
- a CDS encoding DUF2975 domain-containing protein, whose product MEIKITTNQILKGLQVLSWIIFIGLCVEAGGIIVNTIITSFINPHGMRNFWDREGYLSSVYKFDQGYFMVITLVMIIVAVLKAIMFYLIVKLFIDKKLSISRPFSLELKHFILMQAFLVLGIGFFAHLGYKFTIWLTEKGVGVANLHSLNMDGADVWFFMAVVLFIIVQVVNKGIEVQQENDLTI is encoded by the coding sequence ATGGAAATTAAAATAACAACCAATCAGATTTTAAAAGGGTTACAGGTACTTTCCTGGATCATCTTTATTGGTCTGTGTGTCGAAGCAGGTGGGATAATTGTTAATACAATTATTACATCGTTTATAAACCCACACGGGATGCGGAATTTTTGGGATAGAGAAGGTTATTTGTCAAGCGTTTATAAATTTGATCAGGGGTATTTCATGGTCATTACACTCGTTATGATTATTGTTGCAGTGCTAAAAGCAATCATGTTCTATTTAATTGTGAAATTATTTATCGATAAAAAGCTCAGTATTTCTCGGCCATTCAGTTTAGAATTGAAGCATTTTATTTTGATGCAGGCTTTTTTGGTGCTTGGAATAGGTTTTTTTGCCCATTTAGGGTATAAGTTTACCATTTGGTTAACTGAAAAAGGTGTTGGGGTTGCTAACCTCCACTCGTTAAATATGGATGGCGCTGATGTATGGTTCTTTATGGCTGTTGTACTTTTTATAATTGTACAGGTTGTAAACAAAGGGATAGAAGTTCAACAAGAAAATGATTTAACGATATAA
- a CDS encoding RNA polymerase sigma factor RpoD/SigA: protein MRQLKITQSITNRESQSLDKYLHEIGKVDLITAEEEVILARKIREGDQAALERLTKTNLRFVVSVAKQYQNQGLTLGDLINEGNLGLIKAAKRFDETKGFKFISYAVWWIRQSILQAIAEQSRIVRLPLNQVGSLSKISKAFSKLEQEFEREPSPEELADILETTVDKISDTLSNSGRHVSMDAPFVQGEENTLLDVLENHEPNTDSSLINESLSEEIKRSLSTLTEREREIIVLFFGLGSNHPLSLEEIGEKFNLTRERVRQIKDKALQRLRHTSRSKILKSYLG, encoded by the coding sequence ATGAGACAACTCAAGATAACGCAATCCATAACCAACCGTGAAAGTCAGTCGTTAGATAAATACCTACACGAAATTGGTAAAGTAGATTTAATAACAGCAGAAGAGGAAGTAATTTTAGCAAGGAAGATTCGTGAGGGTGATCAGGCTGCATTAGAGCGATTAACTAAAACCAACTTGCGTTTCGTTGTATCTGTTGCAAAACAATATCAAAATCAAGGTTTAACTTTAGGTGATTTAATCAATGAAGGTAACTTAGGTTTAATTAAAGCGGCAAAACGTTTTGATGAGACTAAAGGTTTCAAATTCATTTCTTATGCCGTTTGGTGGATTCGTCAGTCTATTTTGCAGGCTATTGCCGAGCAAAGCCGTATTGTTCGTCTGCCATTAAACCAGGTAGGTTCGTTAAGCAAAATCAGTAAAGCTTTCTCTAAATTAGAGCAAGAATTCGAACGTGAACCTTCTCCTGAAGAACTAGCTGATATTTTAGAAACCACGGTTGATAAAATTTCGGATACGTTAAGTAACTCTGGCCGCCACGTATCAATGGATGCTCCTTTTGTTCAAGGTGAAGAAAATACATTATTAGATGTATTAGAAAACCACGAACCCAATACAGATAGCTCGTTGATTAATGAATCTTTATCAGAAGAAATTAAACGTTCTTTATCTACTTTAACTGAAAGAGAAAGAGAAATTATCGTATTATTCTTCGGCTTAGGTTCTAATCATCCTCTTTCTCTGGAAGAAATTGGTGAAAAATTTAATTTAACACGTGAACGTGTTCGTCAGATTAAAGATAAAGCGTTACAACGTTTACGTCATACTTCAAGAAGTAAAATCTTAAAATCTTATTTAGGATAA
- a CDS encoding AMP nucleosidase: protein MNEEKDVKKDEEIVEKSKKVKEVESPVKSGLKSKDEIVKNWLPRYTGRPLDQFGDYILLTNFSKYVTMFSEWHDNAPVMGLDKPMQSVTANGITIINFGMGSPLAATMMDLLTAIKPKAVLFLGKCGGLKKKNQLGDLILPIAAIRGEGTSNDYLPAEVPALPAFALQKAISTTIRDHGRDYWTGTCYTTNRRVWEHDKEFKKYLKTLRAMAVDMETATIFTTAFANKIPAGALLLVSDQPMIPEGVKTAESDSSVTEKYVETHLRIGIDSLKQLINNGLTVKHLLF from the coding sequence ATGAACGAAGAAAAAGACGTAAAAAAAGACGAGGAAATAGTAGAGAAATCGAAAAAAGTAAAAGAGGTAGAATCTCCGGTTAAATCGGGATTAAAATCGAAAGATGAAATTGTTAAAAACTGGTTGCCACGTTATACTGGCAGACCGTTAGATCAGTTTGGCGATTATATTCTGTTAACTAATTTCAGTAAGTATGTAACCATGTTTTCAGAGTGGCACGATAATGCACCGGTTATGGGTTTAGATAAGCCTATGCAAAGTGTTACTGCAAATGGTATTACAATTATCAATTTTGGTATGGGAAGCCCATTGGCAGCAACCATGATGGATTTATTAACGGCTATTAAACCTAAAGCGGTTTTGTTTTTAGGTAAATGTGGTGGTTTGAAGAAGAAAAACCAGTTGGGCGATTTAATTTTACCTATTGCTGCAATTAGGGGAGAAGGTACTTCAAATGATTATCTTCCGGCAGAAGTGCCTGCCTTGCCAGCTTTCGCCTTACAGAAAGCGATTTCTACAACCATACGCGATCACGGTAGGGATTATTGGACCGGAACCTGTTATACCACCAATCGCAGGGTTTGGGAGCACGACAAAGAGTTTAAAAAGTACTTGAAAACTTTAAGGGCGATGGCTGTAGATATGGAAACAGCTACGATTTTTACGACGGCCTTTGCAAACAAAATCCCAGCAGGCGCATTGCTTTTAGTTTCTGATCAACCGATGATCCCTGAGGGCGTTAAAACTGCAGAAAGCGATAGCAGCGTAACCGAAAAATATGTAGAAACACACTTAAGAATTGGTATCGATTCGTTGAAACAGTTAATCAACAACGGGTTGACAGTAAAGCACTTGTTGTTTTAA
- the clpX gene encoding ATP-dependent Clp protease ATP-binding subunit ClpX, giving the protein MKCYRETQKKMAKQNKESRCSFCHSGKHETLMLIEGMDAFICDKCVTQANQLLAQELGTKGTKNIQEAINLLKPLEIKQHIDQYVIGQDDAKKVLSVAVYNHYKRLNQKVDKDEIEIEKSNIMLVGETGTGKTLLAKTIAKILHVPFCICDATVLTEAGYVGEDVESILTRLLQAADYDVTAAERGIVYIDEVDKVARKSDNPSITRDVSGEGVQQALLKILEGTVVNVPPQGGRKHPDQKMIPVNTNNILFICGGAFDGIERKIANRLRTQAVGYKVKKDEAVLDLKNLYKYITPQDLKSFGLIPELIGRIPVLSHLNPLDKESLRNILTAPKNSLIKQYVKLFAYEDVKLIFEDDVLDFIVDKAMEYKLGARGLRSICEAIMLDAMFDTPTQTDVKELHIDLDYAIEKFEKADFKKLQVA; this is encoded by the coding sequence ATGAAGTGTTATCGAGAAACGCAAAAAAAGATGGCGAAACAAAATAAAGAATCCCGTTGCTCATTCTGCCATTCTGGCAAGCACGAAACGTTAATGTTGATTGAAGGCATGGATGCATTTATCTGCGATAAATGTGTAACCCAGGCCAATCAATTGCTTGCGCAAGAATTAGGGACCAAAGGGACAAAAAATATTCAAGAGGCGATAAACTTATTAAAGCCTCTTGAAATTAAACAACATATTGATCAGTATGTTATTGGTCAGGATGATGCTAAAAAGGTATTATCTGTTGCTGTTTACAACCACTACAAACGTTTAAATCAAAAAGTTGATAAAGACGAGATCGAGATTGAAAAATCAAATATCATGTTAGTAGGCGAAACAGGTACTGGTAAAACACTTTTGGCCAAAACTATTGCGAAAATTTTGCATGTGCCATTCTGTATCTGCGATGCAACTGTTTTAACAGAAGCAGGTTATGTAGGTGAAGATGTTGAAAGTATTTTAACACGCTTGCTTCAGGCTGCCGATTATGATGTAACCGCTGCCGAACGTGGCATTGTGTATATTGATGAGGTAGATAAAGTAGCACGTAAAAGTGATAACCCATCCATTACACGTGATGTGTCAGGAGAAGGGGTTCAGCAGGCATTATTGAAAATTTTAGAAGGTACGGTGGTAAACGTTCCACCTCAGGGCGGACGTAAGCACCCAGATCAGAAAATGATCCCGGTTAACACGAATAATATTCTGTTTATCTGTGGTGGAGCATTTGATGGTATTGAACGCAAAATTGCCAATCGTTTACGCACGCAGGCCGTAGGTTATAAAGTAAAGAAAGATGAGGCAGTTTTAGATCTTAAAAATCTTTATAAGTATATTACACCTCAGGATTTAAAATCTTTTGGATTAATTCCAGAATTAATTGGTCGTATACCAGTTCTTTCTCATTTAAACCCATTGGATAAAGAATCGTTAAGAAACATTTTAACAGCGCCTAAAAACTCATTGATCAAGCAATATGTGAAGCTTTTCGCTTATGAAGATGTGAAGTTGATTTTTGAAGATGACGTTTTAGATTTTATTGTGGACAAAGCAATGGAATATAAACTGGGCGCCCGTGGTTTAAGATCAATCTGCGAAGCAATTATGTTGGATGCGATGTTTGATACACCAACGCAGACGGATGTCAAGGAATTGCACATCGATCTCGATTATGCGATAGAAAAATTTGAAAAGGCCGATTTTAAAAAACTACAGGTCGCTTAA